Proteins encoded within one genomic window of Sphingomonas cannabina:
- a CDS encoding TonB-dependent receptor domain-containing protein, which yields MGLGNLVAVMGSGVFAVALVAPAQAQVREFNIPAGPLKAALDAYGRQAGRPILYKADEVRTARSPGYRGAASPERVLEAILADTGFAAHADGSGAVAIVRAGRTTSAATPQAGAEPGDAETPPTDDIVVVAQKRSERLIDVPVAVSSTSGQALARQNSVGLADYYSRIPGLSVSSSSTSGISLRGVTTGGNGTSPTVAVMIDDAPFGATSYLASPPFPDLDPAELERIEVLRGPQGTLYGASSTGGLIKLITRRPDPNRFSGRVEILGNKASGGDEGYAVRGSVNVPVIDDRVAVRASVGYREDPAYVDDIHPAVNRRNVNQSRTLTGRAALYAAATDRLTIDLSALYQRTRTTGTAAIELNPLPSAPLTDYRPRYGDNTINSLLDSAKSEFRMFQAKANYDLDSSEINVISAWSRSDRPVTQDVTSSFDFLLGLYPDSPTGSTVSLVGRDRTDKFSQEVRWSSKGTGTLEWIFGGFYTNERNAPEQGLIANDPSGGAIADVAVFLSPSSYKEWAVFGDLTYRLTDKFDVQVGGRWSENRQTFTQESLIDPAAQFLFGPSTTVSSKSKESVGTWLVSARYKFDRDLMAYVRVASGYRPGGPNPVALGVPRTYGSDSVISYELGAKGTVLDRRLTFDLALFQIDWDDIQILATQASGIGFNTNGGSARSRGLEASVQLTPWRGMTIAANSTWTDAELISAFAPPPAGGTSAVGRPGEDLPYAAKFSGNLFAEQRWPLAPGLEATASVNYSHVGSRRGQFASTAAPPALQSRLVLPAYDTVDLNLGVETAGWTVNLFVRNLTDERGLLNLANRNGTTPVVTATYIRPRIFGMSLAKAF from the coding sequence ATGGGGCTCGGGAATCTTGTCGCCGTCATGGGGAGCGGCGTCTTCGCCGTTGCACTGGTAGCGCCGGCCCAGGCGCAGGTACGCGAGTTCAACATTCCGGCCGGGCCGCTCAAGGCCGCACTCGACGCCTATGGCCGTCAGGCAGGCCGGCCGATCCTCTACAAGGCCGACGAAGTACGGACGGCCCGGTCGCCAGGCTATCGCGGCGCGGCCTCGCCCGAGCGGGTACTGGAGGCGATCCTCGCCGACACCGGCTTCGCCGCCCACGCCGATGGCTCCGGCGCGGTCGCCATCGTGCGCGCCGGCAGGACGACCTCCGCAGCTACGCCGCAAGCCGGCGCGGAGCCGGGCGATGCCGAGACCCCGCCCACGGACGATATCGTGGTCGTGGCGCAGAAGCGCAGCGAACGCCTGATCGACGTTCCGGTCGCGGTTTCGTCGACGAGCGGTCAGGCGCTCGCCCGCCAGAATTCGGTCGGCCTGGCGGACTATTATTCACGCATTCCCGGCCTGTCGGTATCGAGCAGCTCGACCAGCGGCATCTCGCTGCGCGGCGTCACCACCGGCGGCAACGGCACCAGCCCCACCGTGGCGGTGATGATCGATGACGCGCCCTTCGGCGCGACCAGCTATCTCGCTTCGCCGCCGTTTCCCGATCTCGATCCCGCCGAGCTGGAGCGGATCGAAGTGCTGCGCGGGCCGCAGGGTACGCTCTACGGCGCCTCGAGCACGGGCGGGTTGATCAAGCTGATCACCAGACGCCCGGATCCAAACCGGTTCTCGGGCAGGGTCGAGATTCTCGGCAACAAGGCGAGCGGTGGTGACGAAGGCTATGCGGTGCGCGGATCGGTGAACGTGCCGGTGATCGACGACCGCGTCGCCGTCAGGGCCAGCGTGGGATACCGCGAGGACCCCGCCTATGTCGACGACATCCACCCGGCGGTGAACCGCAGGAATGTCAACCAATCCAGGACGCTGACCGGGCGCGCCGCCCTCTATGCCGCGGCGACGGACCGCCTGACCATCGACCTCAGCGCGCTCTACCAGCGGACCAGGACAACCGGGACCGCAGCGATCGAGCTGAACCCGCTGCCGTCCGCACCGCTCACCGACTATCGGCCGCGGTACGGCGACAACACGATCAACTCGCTGCTGGACTCGGCGAAATCCGAATTCCGGATGTTCCAGGCCAAGGCGAACTATGATCTCGACAGCAGCGAGATCAACGTGATCAGCGCCTGGTCGCGATCCGACCGGCCGGTGACGCAGGACGTGACGAGCTCGTTCGACTTTCTGCTGGGCCTCTATCCGGACTCCCCGACCGGTTCGACCGTCAGCCTCGTCGGCCGCGACCGCACCGACAAATTCTCGCAGGAGGTTCGTTGGAGCTCGAAGGGAACGGGTACGCTGGAGTGGATTTTCGGCGGTTTCTACACCAACGAACGCAATGCCCCCGAACAGGGCCTCATCGCCAACGACCCGTCCGGCGGAGCGATCGCCGATGTCGCCGTGTTCCTCAGCCCCTCAAGCTACAAGGAATGGGCGGTATTCGGCGATCTCACCTATCGCCTGACCGACAAATTCGACGTCCAGGTCGGCGGGCGCTGGAGCGAGAACCGGCAGACCTTCACTCAGGAATCCCTCATCGATCCTGCCGCCCAGTTTCTGTTCGGCCCCTCCACGACCGTCAGCTCCAAGTCAAAGGAATCGGTCGGAACCTGGCTCGTCTCCGCGCGATACAAGTTCGACCGCGACCTCATGGCCTATGTCCGGGTCGCGAGCGGCTATCGGCCGGGCGGCCCCAATCCCGTCGCGCTCGGTGTTCCCCGCACCTATGGATCGGATTCGGTGATAAGCTACGAGCTCGGCGCAAAGGGCACCGTTCTCGATCGGCGGCTGACATTCGATCTCGCCCTGTTCCAGATCGACTGGGACGATATCCAGATCCTGGCGACCCAGGCCTCCGGCATCGGCTTCAACACCAACGGCGGCAGCGCGCGCAGCCGGGGCCTGGAGGCGTCGGTCCAGCTCACGCCGTGGCGCGGAATGACGATCGCGGCGAATTCGACCTGGACCGATGCGGAGCTGATCAGCGCGTTCGCTCCCCCTCCCGCCGGCGGGACGTCGGCGGTCGGGCGGCCCGGTGAGGATCTTCCCTATGCCGCCAAGTTCTCCGGCAATCTCTTCGCGGAGCAGCGGTGGCCGCTGGCGCCGGGCCTGGAGGCGACCGCCTCGGTCAACTACAGCCATGTCGGCTCGCGCCGAGGCCAGTTCGCATCGACCGCGGCGCCGCCCGCCCTGCAGTCGCGCCTGGTGCTGCCCGCCTACGATACGGTCGATCTGAACCTGGGGGTCGAGACGGCCGGTTGGACGGTAAACCTCTTCGTCCGCAATCTCACCGATGAGCGCGGGTTGCTGAACCTCGCCAATCGCAACGGAACGACGCCGGTGGTGACGGCGACCTACATCCGCCCGCGGATCTTCGGGATGAGCCTCGCCAAAGCCTTCTGA
- a CDS encoding amidohydrolase family protein yields the protein MHVLAKLFSVVAAAAAGIAAATASAEPIAFTGATIIDATGRAPIEDGVLVVEDGRIVAVGNRRTTRIPAGAKIIRKQGKYILPGLMDANVHLWSWIQAPLLLHFEGRYEEGILEAAQLKLKYGITSVFDTWGPRGPLVNVRDRIRSGQAVGSRIFVGGNIIGFDGPFSEDFAPSGWSRRVPPLDKATIDRINAIWTQGVSGDELMTRTADEVGAAVGRYIAAGKVDFIKYASSGQRDTRFIVFSPAAQAAIVAAGHKAGLTVQAHSTTVESLRMAFDAGVDILTHCNHTSDHPIPEDLAARIATARRDCSAMIQTRAGLAAFKGASTLDFDVADRNNTNLIAHGVKMMAATDGQPPTPSLQGGAPPEFFADWRHGMTWYLSSAVAHGMTPMQALMAATRNVAEGYGRKDLGTLEAGKLADLLILNADPLADARNYEDIDTVVLGGRIVDRQALPTKSIFEEGLGVLRQDARREAALKAPATAPKPSH from the coding sequence ATGCACGTTCTGGCCAAGCTCTTCTCAGTCGTGGCGGCTGCGGCCGCCGGTATCGCTGCCGCAACGGCATCCGCCGAGCCCATCGCCTTCACCGGCGCGACGATCATCGACGCGACCGGGCGCGCGCCGATCGAGGACGGCGTCCTCGTCGTCGAAGACGGCCGCATCGTCGCGGTCGGCAACAGGCGGACGACGCGCATTCCCGCCGGCGCGAAGATCATCCGCAAGCAAGGCAAATACATTCTGCCCGGCCTGATGGATGCCAATGTCCACCTCTGGTCCTGGATCCAGGCGCCGTTGCTGCTGCACTTCGAGGGGAGGTATGAAGAGGGCATATTGGAGGCCGCCCAGCTCAAGCTGAAGTACGGCATCACCTCGGTATTCGATACCTGGGGGCCGCGCGGACCGCTGGTCAATGTCCGCGACCGCATCCGGTCCGGGCAGGCGGTCGGCAGCCGGATCTTCGTCGGCGGCAATATCATCGGCTTCGACGGTCCCTTCTCGGAGGATTTCGCCCCTTCCGGCTGGAGCAGGCGGGTCCCGCCGCTCGACAAGGCGACGATCGACCGGATCAATGCGATCTGGACGCAGGGCGTCAGCGGTGACGAGTTGATGACCCGAACTGCGGACGAGGTCGGCGCCGCCGTCGGCAGATACATCGCGGCCGGCAAGGTCGATTTCATCAAATATGCCTCGTCGGGGCAGCGCGATACCCGCTTCATCGTCTTCTCCCCGGCCGCGCAGGCGGCGATCGTCGCGGCAGGGCACAAGGCGGGGCTCACCGTTCAGGCGCACAGCACGACGGTCGAATCGCTGCGCATGGCGTTCGATGCGGGGGTCGATATCCTGACCCATTGCAATCACACGTCCGACCATCCGATCCCCGAGGACCTGGCGGCCAGGATCGCCACCGCGCGGCGCGATTGCTCCGCCATGATCCAGACGAGGGCGGGGCTGGCTGCCTTCAAAGGGGCCTCCACGCTGGATTTCGACGTGGCGGACCGGAACAACACCAATCTCATCGCGCATGGCGTGAAGATGATGGCGGCGACCGACGGCCAGCCGCCGACGCCGTCGCTGCAAGGCGGCGCGCCTCCCGAATTCTTCGCCGACTGGCGCCACGGCATGACCTGGTATCTGAGCTCGGCCGTCGCACACGGCATGACGCCGATGCAGGCGCTGATGGCGGCGACCAGGAACGTCGCCGAGGGCTATGGCCGGAAAGACCTCGGTACATTGGAAGCCGGCAAGCTCGCCGACCTGCTGATCCTCAATGCGGACCCGCTGGCAGATGCGAGGAACTATGAGGATATCGACACGGTCGTGCTCGGCGGCCGCATCGTCGATCGGCAAGCGCTCCCGACCAAGTCGATCTTCGAGGAAGGCCTCGGGGTGTTGCGCCAGGATGCTCGGCGCGAAGCGGCCCTCAAGGCGCCGGCCACAGCACCCAAACCAAGTCACTGA